In Pseudophryne corroboree isolate aPseCor3 chromosome 3, aPseCor3.hap2, whole genome shotgun sequence, a genomic segment contains:
- the LOC135055724 gene encoding gastrula zinc finger protein XlCGF71.1-like — RQFPCSECGKCFTLKSILISHQRIHTGQRPFACSECGKCFKRKSAVVTHQRSHTGEKPFQCSVCGKCFTRKSACTRHQRHHTGDMSFPCSECGKCFTRKACLVRHLRNHTGERPFPCSECGKCFTRKSFLVAHQRTHTGEKPFPCSECGKCFIQNSALVEHQRSHTGERPFPCSECGKCFTQKSALVKHLRTHTGEKPFPCSECGICFTWKSTLVKHQRSHRGGKPFSCSE; from the coding sequence aggcaatttccatgttctgagtgtgggaaatgttttacactaaaATCAATTCTTATttcacatcagagaattcacacaggtcagcggccatttgcatgttctgaatgtggaaaatgttttaaacgcaaatcagctgttgttacacatcagagaagtcacacaggtgagaagccatttcaatgCTCtgtatgtgggaaatgttttacacgtaaaTCAGCATGTACTAgacatcagagacatcacacaggtgatatgtcctttccatgctctgagtgtgggaaatgttttacacgtaaaGCATGTCTTGTTAGACATCTGAGAAATCACACAGGCGAGAGACCATTtccttgttctgagtgtgggaaatgttttacacgcaaatcatttcttgttgcacatcagagaactcacacaggtgagaagccatttccatgttctgaatgtgggaaatgttttatacaaaacTCAGCTCTTGtggaacatcagagaagtcacacaggtgagaggccatttccatgttctgaatgtgggaaatgttttacacagaaatcagctcttgtaaaACATCTGAGAacccacacaggtgagaagccatttccatgctctgagtgtgggatatgttttacatggaaatcaactcttgttaaacatcagagaagtcacagaggtgggaaaccattttcatgctctgaatga